The Leptospira sp. WS60.C2 genome includes the window GGCAGTATATGATCCAAAACTCATCGATCATTATTTCCATGTCACAAAGGATGAGGCCCTACACTTACAAGCAGACCTTTATGAAAAAGAAGGAATCTTTGCGGGTCTTACAACGGGAACGGTCATCACGGGGGCTCTTCGTTTTTCGGAAACGCTCATTGAAGCAGAAAAAAATGAAAGGAATCCTTTCAACATCGTGATTTTATCCCCAGATCGAGATTAATTTTTTTCGCTAAACAACTGTTTGATTTCTTGTAAGGAACTTTTAGCTACGGTTTCACCGAGTTCGATAAATTCCTTACTCCTCCAAAATTCAAACCAATTCGAATTGGGGAGAATCGGATTCAGATACACATCGGCCTCTTGGGCACTGTATTTTCCAATTCTATATTGTAAGGAATACAAACTATTTACAATGATATCGAGAACATTCAAATTGAGTAATTTGTTTGTTTTCATTTCGTCTTTAGAACTTGGCATGGAATTGATCGCGATGATTTTTTGAATTCCTTCTTGAGTGAGAGCGGATACAGGTAGCGGATTGACAATTCCACCATCTACATAGGTTTTCCCGTTTTCCTGCGGTTGCGGAACAAATACCCCTGGGATCGAAATACTGGCCATCACGGCATCAAGTACCTTTCCTTCGGATAAAACGATTTCCTGTCGTGTTGAGATATCACAACTAATGAGTCTTAGTTTGATGGGAAGGTCTTCAAAATACAAATCCCCCAAGTATTTTTCCAAAAGGGTTCTTACATGTTTTCCATGGAGTAAACCTTGCCCAGGAAAGGACAAATCCACGAGTTTGAACATCTTAAAGAGACTATCAATTTCACCGAGTAATGGTAAAATTCCCTTATAACCAAGACCACTGGCCCAAAAAGCTCCAATGATGGCACCAATACTGGTTCCAGAAATCATGTCAGGAATGATTCCTTCCTCTTCCATGACTTTCATGATGCCCACTTGCGCAAGACCGAGAGCAGCGCCACCGCCTAAGGCGACTCCCATTTCGACACCTGAGAGTTCTCTTGCTTTTCTACGAATGAAAATCTCCCATTTTCCGTGTTCGATGATGTCCCTAATATTTGTTTCATGATATAGGATTTCATTTTCTTTTGCTTCCTTTGTGATGGAATCGCAGAGATTCGATTCCACTTGTTTTGAAACAAAGTTTTCGATATGGTCAGCCTCATCCAGTAACAGATGTTTGAGTTCCGTTTCTGTTTCGGGAAACACTTCTAAGAGAATAAAGGAATGGCTTGCATAATGTTTGCCTAAGGTTTCTTTGATCCGGTCTGCATCTTTGAATTTGTAAGATTTCGCATGAGGAGCGGGTGGATTTCCATTTTGGCCAAAATGTAAGATGACTGCTTTTTTACCCGATTCCTTTTCAATGCTTGTTACCAGTGCATCGGCAAATCTCTCATTGGCAATCGGATCGGAATGGACAAGACAAACCACAGAATTGCGAAAGTATTCCTTACCACCTAAAAGTTCTCCTCGTAAAGACTTGGTCAGCATTTTGGAGAAGGTGATGGATAAATAGGGGATTTTTTGAATCAGTTTTTGAAATTCGGATTGGGAGAGAACCAAAAATCGCGACTCACTCACTGTAATAGCTGTATGGTTGTGTTTTTCTCCCGTGAGTAAGGCTTGGATGCCGAAGTATTCCCCTTTTTTTAGATACTGGACCTCTTCTTCCCGTTTGCCTTCCCCTTTTTTGGGAAGATACAATTTGATTCCACCAGACAAAATGAGAAACAAACTTCTGTCACTATCGCCGGCAGTAAATAGGACTTCATCTCTTTCCCGTTCTACGATATGAACGGATTCCGCCACCCAGGTTTTCTCTTTTTTGGAAAGACTACGAAACAGAGGTAAACTCGAAACGAGGTGGATTTTTCCTTCAAGATCTTTCATGGGGTGCCTTTTCCACCAGTGTTTCAAAAAGGAAGGGAATAGAAATTGCGATTTTTTAAGATTTTTAAAAATTTTCATTGACTACCTATATGTTAAGTAGTAACTATATGTATAGCAAACAGGAGTCTATATGATTACACATTTGAAAATTAAGGATTTTGCCCTTTTTGAATCGCTTGAGCTTTCCCTTTCGGACGGTCTCACTGTCTTCACTGGAGAATCTGGTGCTGGAAAATCGTTAATTTTCGATGCCTTAGCTTCTCTATTCGGAGGTCGATGTTCGACTTCGAATATTCGGCAAGGGAAGGATCGGTATTCTTTACAGGCAGTTTTGTCTTTGGCGGGACAAAACTTAGCGAAGGACTACTTAATGGAACAAGGGTTTCGTTACATAGGGGACGAAATTGTCATCACAAAGGAACTCATGAAAGATGGTAAGGCAAGGGTGAAGATTGGAGAGAGTCTTGCTTCCACTACCCATTTACGAGAACTCGGAAAAACGATGGCTGAGATCCATTGCCAGAATGAACAACTCTTCCTATTAGAAAAATCCAACCAACTCGAGTTTTTAGATCGATTTGGAAATTTGGAATCTTTGAAATTTAAATTTAAATCTGCCTTACAACAATACAGACATTGGAAACAAAAACTTTCTGATTTCGAAGAAACCAGAAAAACGATGTTGAAACGAAAGGAAATCTTAGAATACGAAGTCGAGGAAATTGAGGCAATCTCTCCGAAAGAAGGAGAAGAAGAAAGTTTGAGTTCCGAAGAGAGTTTACTTGCCAATGGAGAAAAACTAGCAGAGAACTACCGTTTGGTGTTAGAAGAACTTTCCGAAAAAGAAAACTCGATTTTAAAAGTTTTTCCAAGTCTCATCCATGCCATTCAAAAAGTTACCATTCTCATTCCGGAAAAACGGGATATGTTAGAAGAGTGGGAAGATGTCTATGATCGACTGAAATCTCTCAAGTCAGTGATTCGAGAGGAAGAAGAAGAACTCTTCTTTAGTCCAGAGCGATTGGATATGGTACAGGCAAGACTCCAAGAGCTAAAAAAATTAAAGAAAAAATACAATGTGAGCATTGGTGAAATTAATCAGTTATTGGAAGAAAAAAAATCAGAATTAGAGCGTTGGAAAGAACAAGCGGGGGATGAAGACTTTTTACGCATAAAAAAAGACCAATGCCTTGCCGAACTCAAGGATTTGGGATTCCAACTCTCTAAGCTCAGGAGAAATGCCATTTCTCAGTTTGAGGAGGAAGTACAAAAGGAAATGGTCGATTTAGGACTCGAAGGGGGAAAATTGCAAGTAGTCCTCCGATGGGAAGAGAACCCAGAAGGGGAAGTAGAAGAAGGCTCCAAATCCTATTTCCTATCCGAATCAGGACTTGACCAAATCGAATTCTATTTTAGTGCCAATCCAGGAGAAAAACCAAGACCCCTCCGCAAAGTGGCTTCTGGTGGTGAGTTGTCTCGTGTCATGCTTGCTCTAAGGAGTGTTCTCGGCAAACAGGCACCTTCTCCACAGATGTTAGTTTTAGATGAAGTGGATACCGGACTTGGAGGAGAAGCAGCGGAGGCGATGGCCACAAAGCTGAAAAAACTAGCAAGGAACTCTCAAATTCTACTCATCACACACACCCAACAAGTGGCGGCAGCTGGAGACCACCAAATTAAGATCGAAAAACGACAAGAAGGTGGGAGAACCGTCTCCGAAGCCTCCCTTTTGGACTTTGAAGAGAGAAAGAGAGAGCTCGCCCGGATGATTGGTGGGAAACAAGTGACTACGGCAGTCCTCAAGGCGGCCACAGACCTTTTGATGAAAAAAGCTGGTTAGTCCTTTAAAAATAGTATTTGGCGAAAAAGGGAAGACTGAAAACTCTATTCGTAATCCTTCAATGGGGTCTCATTCATGTCTTTTCCTTTCGCTAAATCAGATTCAATCATTTCATCGGTTCCCCCACAAACCATTCCCATTTTAATCATTTTTGTATCCATCGTTGGTTTTACCATCATTGTGGAACGCCTAGTGTATTACTGGAGATTAAAAAGCATTCCTCAAGACCATTTTCGTAGAGTTCGGGAATTAGCACGGGAAGGGAAATGGGACGATGCAAAAGATGTTCTCACACAAGATGTGCAGTCACCGGCAGCCGTTCTTTTGCGATTGGCTTTCGACTTAAAACGTCGTGGTGTTAATTTTTGGGAAGAGGACATTCGGCAAGAAGGGTTTCGCCAAATCTATTTGATGGAACGATACTTAACTGGGCTTGGAACCATTGCCACCATTGCACCGTTACTTGGTGTACTCGGAACAGTCATTGGGATTGTAAGGTCCTTTGCTGAAGGTGCTGGAACACAAGGAGCTGAGGTCGGTATCTCAGAAGCATTGATTACCACAGCGATGGGGCTTGCTATTGCAATTCCGGCATACATTTTTTATAACGTATTTAGCCGAATGAAGGAAGAAAAAATTACGGAAATGGAAAACGTAACGGATCTAGTGCTTCCACATTTGCAAAAACGATAAAAGAAATGAAATTTCGAAAGCCTCAAAAGTCGTTTAACAACATTGAATTGGCTCCGCTGATCGATGTCATATCGTTTATCGTTATCTATTTTTTAATGAATGCTACTTTGGAAAAAAACACTGCCTTAAAAGTGGAGTTACCAAGGTCTTCCAGTGTTGCCAAAGAAAAACAGAAAGATGAGCTTGTCATCACGGTTGATAAACAAGGAAAAATATATTTGGATCAAAGTTCTGAACCGGTTCCACTGGAAGGACTGACCGAAAAAATCAATGGATTTTTAGGACCAGAAAAAGAACGAGATCCTAAAAAAAACAAAGTGATCATTCGCGGAGATGGTGGTGCGTCCTACCAAGTTGTTGTTAAGGTGATCGATGCTGTGAATGCAGCGGGAGTGAGTCGCTTTAATCTAGCAATGGTAAAGGGCACATCAAAGTAATTTTTGAAAATTCGTAAACATATAAAACTCTTTAGCCTATTCTGTTTATCTCTGCTTTTTTTAGTTTCTGCAGAGTGGGTTTCCTTATGGTCAAATCGTTCTGTTTATCTAGACAAAGTGATAACCAAAATTGAATTCAAAGGAAATATCAACACTTCTTCTGATGATATTTTAGATTTAATGGATATGAGACCGGGAATTCAATTGTCCCAAGGTCTATTGAACGCTGATATGCGCGCCCTCTTTGTTTCTGGATTTTTTTATCACATCGACATCCAAGGGGAAGCTGATGGGGACGGAGTGAAAATCCTCGTCATTGTGAAGGAAAGACCAAGGGTCAAAGACATTGATTTTATTGGGGCGGATGAGGTTTTTCCGTCGGATTTAAGAGATAAAATTCCATTGAAGGAAAATGAAGTCATCACTCCCAAAAAAGTGACGCTTTCTAAAGAAGTGATCTTAAAAAAATATCGTGATGAAGGATTTTTCTTAGCCTATGTCCGATTTGAAACGGAACCTGTAAACCCAGAAACAAACACAGTTAAGGTGAAGTTTATCATTGATGAAGGGGAAGAGATTCCAGTAAGCAAAATCAATATTTTTGGAAACAATGAGATCGATACTTATGATATCCAAGGGATTATGGATTTAAAAGAAAGTGGTATCATTGAATCAGGAGTATTTAAAGAATCTGCGTTTGAATCTGATAAACAAAAAATTGCTGCCTATCTTAAATCACGTGGTTATGTAGACGCAGAAATTAGCAATGAAGGCACAAACTGGGAAATTCGATGGGAGAACCCAAGAAAAAAAGATAAACGCGTTGTTATTGTTAATTTTAAAATCATTGAAGGTGAACAGTATTTTTACAACGGATATACGACAAATCATGATTTAACCATTGCCCCGAATGGGATGCCTCAATTCTTAAACAAAGAAAATAACCCGATAGGAACACCCAAAGAAGAATGGGCTCCTGTATATCCGATTAAATTTTTAGAAGACCAATACGAATTTGCTCCTGCAGATGTTGGTGAAGTTTTTGATGAAACAAAATTTCAAAAGGATAGAGCGTCTATCAACGAAGCATACTCTGCGAAAGGTTATTTATTTGCTCAGGTCATTCCGAGACGAAAGGTAATTGAACTAAGTGATGCTTCTTTGTCTCGTTATGAAAACTGTGATAAGAGGGGAAATGCCGATGCTACCTCCGATTGTAATGAAGAATACAGTCGATTGAACATCGCTAAACTAAGAAAAATCTACGAACAGGAACCAAAGTTACGTGGAAAAAAGTTCATCCATGTTGATTTTACCATTCGTGAAAACAACTTAGCATTCATTGAAAATATCATCATCAAGGGAAATAAAAAAACTCAAGACCGAGTGATCCGTCGTGAGCTATTATTCAAACCAGGTGACTTATTCAATTCTACACTTGTGAATCGATCTAGGGAAAGGATATTCAACTTAGGTTACTTTAAAGAAGTCAACTTTAACATGAGACCCGGCTCTGATGAAACAAAGATGAATCTCATCATCGAACTTGTGGAACAGCCTACTGGAACCGTTTCGATGGGTGGTGGTTATGGAACCATTACTGGATTTTCCATCTTCACTCAGTTAGGTGAAAATAACCTAAATGGATCGGGTCAGCAGATCACTGGCCGTGTGGAGTTTGGTCCTATTCGTAGATTCTTACAAATTTCCTGGACGGAACCATGGTTTATGGACAAACCTTGGTCATTAACTCTCTCAGCATTTTATTCATCCAGAACCTTATTTGTGGGTGCAACATCGATTACCGAAAATAACAACCAAGGGATTAAAGAAGTTGCTTCGTATGAGAGGTCTGGGGTGGGTGTGAGCGCTGGTGTTGGACACCGATTTCTCATCAACTGGACACACTTTCATAGATACTCACCTTCGTTTTTTGCATCGACTCGACCAACTTCCCTGGTTTCAGACCAAGTTCTCGCAGAAGTTGATCGTGGTTGGCAGTTCCGTTCTCAATTAACGAATGGGATTGCGTATGATAGTCGTGATAACGTATTTAATTCAACTCAAGGTTTCAACTTAATCTTCTCTGTTGACAACGTAGGTCAATATTTGGGTGGAGAAAGCCATTTTGATCAATTCAGTCCAATATTAGAATATTACCATACTTGGTTTGATTATACGTTCTTTGGTTTGATTCGAAAAAATGCACTACGAAGATGGCGAGTGGTACAACAATTTAGAACTTCTTCTGTGTTTACATACGAAAGAACACCAAAATATCGAAACCAAGACAAAGAAAGGATTCCATTTATACAAGTTCAGGATCGATTGTTCCTTGGTGGATATGAATCTCTTCGGGGATGGTTTTTTGATGATAAATACTATCCTGACGAATGGAAGGATGGGGCAGCTAGCAGGGTATTGTTTACATCAGAGTTAAGGTTTCCAATTGAGCCTTCTTTGTTATGGTTTGTCGT containing:
- a CDS encoding patatin-like phospholipase family protein: MKDLEGKIHLVSSLPLFRSLSKKEKTWVAESVHIVERERDEVLFTAGDSDRSLFLILSGGIKLYLPKKGEGKREEEVQYLKKGEYFGIQALLTGEKHNHTAITVSESRFLVLSQSEFQKLIQKIPYLSITFSKMLTKSLRGELLGGKEYFRNSVVCLVHSDPIANERFADALVTSIEKESGKKAVILHFGQNGNPPAPHAKSYKFKDADRIKETLGKHYASHSFILLEVFPETETELKHLLLDEADHIENFVSKQVESNLCDSITKEAKENEILYHETNIRDIIEHGKWEIFIRRKARELSGVEMGVALGGGAALGLAQVGIMKVMEEEGIIPDMISGTSIGAIIGAFWASGLGYKGILPLLGEIDSLFKMFKLVDLSFPGQGLLHGKHVRTLLEKYLGDLYFEDLPIKLRLISCDISTRQEIVLSEGKVLDAVMASISIPGVFVPQPQENGKTYVDGGIVNPLPVSALTQEGIQKIIAINSMPSSKDEMKTNKLLNLNVLDIIVNSLYSLQYRIGKYSAQEADVYLNPILPNSNWFEFWRSKEFIELGETVAKSSLQEIKQLFSEKN
- the recN gene encoding DNA repair protein RecN, producing MITHLKIKDFALFESLELSLSDGLTVFTGESGAGKSLIFDALASLFGGRCSTSNIRQGKDRYSLQAVLSLAGQNLAKDYLMEQGFRYIGDEIVITKELMKDGKARVKIGESLASTTHLRELGKTMAEIHCQNEQLFLLEKSNQLEFLDRFGNLESLKFKFKSALQQYRHWKQKLSDFEETRKTMLKRKEILEYEVEEIEAISPKEGEEESLSSEESLLANGEKLAENYRLVLEELSEKENSILKVFPSLIHAIQKVTILIPEKRDMLEEWEDVYDRLKSLKSVIREEEEELFFSPERLDMVQARLQELKKLKKKYNVSIGEINQLLEEKKSELERWKEQAGDEDFLRIKKDQCLAELKDLGFQLSKLRRNAISQFEEEVQKEMVDLGLEGGKLQVVLRWEENPEGEVEEGSKSYFLSESGLDQIEFYFSANPGEKPRPLRKVASGGELSRVMLALRSVLGKQAPSPQMLVLDEVDTGLGGEAAEAMATKLKKLARNSQILLITHTQQVAAAGDHQIKIEKRQEGGRTVSEASLLDFEERKRELARMIGGKQVTTAVLKAATDLLMKKAG
- a CDS encoding MotA/TolQ/ExbB proton channel family protein → MSFPFAKSDSIISSVPPQTIPILIIFVSIVGFTIIVERLVYYWRLKSIPQDHFRRVRELAREGKWDDAKDVLTQDVQSPAAVLLRLAFDLKRRGVNFWEEDIRQEGFRQIYLMERYLTGLGTIATIAPLLGVLGTVIGIVRSFAEGAGTQGAEVGISEALITTAMGLAIAIPAYIFYNVFSRMKEEKITEMENVTDLVLPHLQKR
- a CDS encoding ExbD/TolR family protein; the encoded protein is MKFRKPQKSFNNIELAPLIDVISFIVIYFLMNATLEKNTALKVELPRSSSVAKEKQKDELVITVDKQGKIYLDQSSEPVPLEGLTEKINGFLGPEKERDPKKNKVIIRGDGGASYQVVVKVIDAVNAAGVSRFNLAMVKGTSK
- a CDS encoding outer membrane protein assembly factor, yielding MLFLVSAEWVSLWSNRSVYLDKVITKIEFKGNINTSSDDILDLMDMRPGIQLSQGLLNADMRALFVSGFFYHIDIQGEADGDGVKILVIVKERPRVKDIDFIGADEVFPSDLRDKIPLKENEVITPKKVTLSKEVILKKYRDEGFFLAYVRFETEPVNPETNTVKVKFIIDEGEEIPVSKINIFGNNEIDTYDIQGIMDLKESGIIESGVFKESAFESDKQKIAAYLKSRGYVDAEISNEGTNWEIRWENPRKKDKRVVIVNFKIIEGEQYFYNGYTTNHDLTIAPNGMPQFLNKENNPIGTPKEEWAPVYPIKFLEDQYEFAPADVGEVFDETKFQKDRASINEAYSAKGYLFAQVIPRRKVIELSDASLSRYENCDKRGNADATSDCNEEYSRLNIAKLRKIYEQEPKLRGKKFIHVDFTIRENNLAFIENIIIKGNKKTQDRVIRRELLFKPGDLFNSTLVNRSRERIFNLGYFKEVNFNMRPGSDETKMNLIIELVEQPTGTVSMGGGYGTITGFSIFTQLGENNLNGSGQQITGRVEFGPIRRFLQISWTEPWFMDKPWSLTLSAFYSSRTLFVGATSITENNNQGIKEVASYERSGVGVSAGVGHRFLINWTHFHRYSPSFFASTRPTSLVSDQVLAEVDRGWQFRSQLTNGIAYDSRDNVFNSTQGFNLIFSVDNVGQYLGGESHFDQFSPILEYYHTWFDYTFFGLIRKNALRRWRVVQQFRTSSVFTYERTPKYRNQDKERIPFIQVQDRLFLGGYESLRGWFFDDKYYPDEWKDGAASRVLFTSELRFPIEPSLLWFVVFFDAGSMFEEINRAVGERREFFKNYDSLVASQRFSEPIETYLFENYNSFGKKIPDSPLVVNDPGNLVLSSKNLSMSNFRFSWGFGLRIQIPVLPLRLYFAQRIRYTGVDDRPFGLYPDNNSFQFVFGIGDMRF